A segment of the Frankineae bacterium MT45 genome:
CTGCGCGACAACAACCTCACCGACCTCATCTACACCTTCGGAACGATGAACCCGGGGTTGGTGACCCTGCACAACTACCCGAAGTATCTACAGACGTTCAAGCGACCCGACACCGGTGACCTGATGGACCTGGCCGCCGTGGATATTCTGCGCAGTCGCGAACTAGGCGTTCCTCGCTATACCGAGTTCCGTCGCCTGCTCCATCTGCCCGTCCCGGAGAGCTTCGAGGAGATCACCAGTAATAAGGAGTGGGCGGCCGAGCTCAGTGATGTCTACGGCGGTGACCTGAGCCAGGTCGATCTCATCGCCGGGATGTTCGCCGAGGATCGTCCGGAGGGCTTCGCCTTCAGCGACACGGCGTTTCGGATCTTCATCCTGATGGCATCCCGGCGGCTCAACAGCGACCGCTTCTTCACCACGCACTTCACCGACGAGGTCTACACGCCCGAGGGAATGGAGTGGATCAAGGAGAACACGATGTTGGACGTGCTCCGCCGGCACTGTCCGGAGCTCATCCCAACTTTGGAGGACCTGCCCAACGCGTTCGCGCTCTGGACCCGTCGAGGTGCACAGAAGTGACCGCCGTTGATCCGCGGGTGGCGATAGTCAACGAGCACATGCGACTGGAGAATGCCTACGACTTCGTTGGCTGTACGGGCGTATTCGGCCATGCCAAGTACGAGATCGTCGCCGACGGCGAACTCTACGACGGCGCGGCACGGGTACAAGACTTTCTCGGACAGAACCACGGCGCCTTCCCTGACTTTGTCTTCGCGCCGACCCGGGTCGCGCCCACCACCGATGCCGTGCTGGTCGAAGGGCGGTTCGAGGGCACACATCTGGGGAACTGGCGAGGCCTACCGGCCACTGGCCGGAGGGTGGACTTCGCGATGTGCCTCATCTTCGAGTTCGAGGGTGAGTCGATGGTGAACGAGAAGGTGTACTTCGATCTGAACACGCCGCTGCGGCAACTCGGGGTGGCTGACGACCCGAACTCGATTCGGGGCAAGGTCGATCTGGTTCTGACTCACCCGCTCGTCCTCATCAAGGCGCTGCTGCGCAAGCTCACCCACCCATCGAAGAAGTAGCAGAACGATGAGCGTCCTCGCGACCGTCATCTATACAGCCTTGCTGGCCTGGGGATTCAGCGTCGGTGTGCGGCAGATTTATCAGGCCCACCAACGACCGGCGCAGTTGCTGAACCCGCTCTTCTCAAACCGCGTGGCGATTCAGATGTTCACGCTTCACATCGTTGTCGTCACCAGCGATCTCTTCATCGTCGGACCCTGGGCTCTCGCGCACAAGAGTCCGCTCTGGTACTGGGGCGGGCGGATCGCGCTCTTCATCTCGGCGCTCCCGATCGCGGCCTACCTCAACCGCAATCCCCAATCTTTTGGCTGGTTCATCGGCCGCTGGGTGACATTTCGCAACTTCTTCGAGTACACGCTGCACGTGATCGTCGCGGCGATGGCCATCAACTGGTTCCACTACTACATCCTGCTGTGGTGGCTCGTTGCCTACCGCTACCTTGACGTGGGACCCCGGCGGGCCCTGCAGAAGCTGTACAACACTCCCGAGAAGCGCGCCGCTCGACCCTGGGGTCAGGCCCTCAACTGGGGTGTCATCACCACCATCTACGTGCTGACCTTTGTCGCGGTCTACAACCGTCAGATCATCTGGGCCAAAGTGCCGGCGGACGACGTTGCCATGCACGTTCCGGCGCACTGGGAGATCGCCGTCGTGGTTGGCGGCAACCTCGTGCTGGCACTGGTCACCTGGATCAACACCCGCCGCTACACCGATTCGATCCTGGCTGAGAACGGGGTCACCTTGAAAGTCACGGCCAGCCGACCATGAGGTGCCGTCCCATGGTTCCAGAGCTGACAGATCGCGAGCGGCCAGCCGTCCGTGTGAATTGGCCGATCATCGGCTGCCGTCTGATACGAGCGCCAGCGGTCAGCTGGGTCTGGCCGACCATGAGTTCAGCTAGCGTGCAGACATGACAATCAGCAGCGAAGTGCTGCGCTACACGGCGTTCACCCGCGACCCGCAGGGTGGCAATCCGGCCGGCGTCCTGCTGGACGCGACCGGTGTGAGCCCGAGCCATATGCAGCAGATCGCCGCCGACGTCGGCTACTCGGAGACGGCCTTCCTGGTGCCGACCGGGGAGCGAACCTTCGCCGTCCGCTACTTCGCGCCGCGGGCTGAGGTCCCATTCTGCGGCCATGCCACCATCGCCGCGGCCGTCGCCTACGCCGAGCGCGCCGGTGACGGTCCGCTGCACCTCGACACGCCGGTCGGCCGAGTAGAAGTCACGACGACCGCGGCTGGTGCGAGTGCCGGCCAGTTGGTGGCCGCGACTCTGCAGAGTGTGCCGCCCGACGTCAAGGAGTTGACACCAGACGATCTGACGAACCTGCTGGCCGCGCTCGGTTGGAGCCACGAGGATCTCGACCCGCATCTCCCGCCGCGCGTCGCCTACGCCGGTGCCTGGCACCCGATCCTCCCCGTCGCCACCCGCAGTCGGCTGGCCGCACTCGACTATGACTTCGCGCAGCTGGGTGAACTCATGGCGCTTCGCGGTTGGACGACGGTGAATCTCATCTGGCGGGAGTCGCCGCGGGTCTTCCATGCCCGTAACCCGTTCCCGCCCGGGGGAGTCGTCGAGGACCCGGCCACCGGGGCCGCTGCGGCTGCGCTCGGGGGTTGGCTGCGCGCGCTACGGCTCGTCGAGGTGCCGGCGACGGTCACCGTTCACCAAGGGGCAGACATGGGGCGGCCGAGCCTGATCACCGTCGGAATCGGCGCCTTGGAGGGGAGTGGTATCGACGTGAGTGGCACGGCGGTTGCCATGGGGTGATGAGCCGCGGCGATCCGGTGATCGACCCTCGCACTGGCTCTGGGTCCAGCGGCGTATCAGACTGGTAGCTATCACCTCATCCGGAGAAGACCGGCGTTGCCGGCCGGCGAGGAGTGCACGATGGGGCGTTCAGTAGGGAGAGCACTGACCCGCGGGCTGATCCCTGCCCTAGCCCTGTTCACCGTGCTGTCGCTGAGCAGCTGCGGTGGAAAGACGCCGTCGGCCGCTCAGGCTCAGGGCTCGGCGACGCTGCTGGCGAGCGACGGTTCGGGGAATCCCTCCAGCACCGCCTCTGGAGTCGCCGTTGAATCGCACTCTGCACCCGCCACCGAAGGGACCTCGCAGCCAACCTCGACCGGTAGTGGTGGCAACCGGGGAACGGCCGCGATCCACGTCGGCGGCCCATCGCTCGGCGGCAATGACAGCGGTGTCTGGAACAACTGGGGCTACGTCGGACGGGTGAATGCGACCGGATATGTCCCGGTCGGCCACACCGGCCCTACGCAGGGGACGGCGATGTATCTGCATTCCTCGACGCTGCACTCGGCGAAGGTCGTCAGCGTGAAGGTGAGCCCGGCCGGCAGCCCGTTCCATATCGTTCACGACCACTGCACCGGCACCACCGTCGGTGCCAGCGCCTCTACTGACACCACCGGCATCGCCACCTGCCAGATCGACATCAACTTCAAACCGACCCACCCCGCGCCTATTCATCACGACTTCCCTGCGCAGGGTTACTTCACGGCGGCCCTGGTCTTCACGACCGAGTTGCCCTGCACCAATCGCGCGGCGCCGGTATGCAATCAGATTCCGCACAATGTCACGGTGAGCGCAACCCATCCGCAGACGGTCACCTGGCAGAGCGCGGCGCAGGTGTGGGGGTCGACTGGCTGTCCGCTGCCGTCGGCGACCGTGCAACTCGACGGCTGCCCGACCTTGACTCCGACCCCGTCACCGACGGATGTACCGCCGTCGCCGACGCCCTAGGTGAGGTCGCCTTACCGACGGCGCGGGCATTGCGGGCGCCGTGACTGAGGGCGCGGTGACTGAGGGCGCGGTGACTGAGGGCGCGGTGACTGAGGGCGCGGTGACTGAGCGCGGGATGGCTGAGCCACCGTGACTGACACGCTTGACCAAGACGCCTGCCGAGGTTGCACTGACGGCGGACGCCCTGAGCCGGCTCGCCCTGACCGAGATCGCAATCGGCAGGAGCACCGCCTCAACTGCCGGTGAATTGCAGGCGGATCGTGCCGTCCTCCCGGAGCATGAGCGTCTGCCCGGTGTCTGGACTCCACTCATTCGAGACGAAGAACATCCGGTCACCTGACTGGGCCAGCAGACGCAGACCCCGATAACGGAAAAGGAACTTCTGGTCCGGCGACGATTTCGGCAGTGACGTCTCGGTGACCCCCGGCATCCGCAGGAAGAGTTCCTCATGCGTATCGAGCACCACCGCCGGCCGGCGATCGAGGTGATTTCCGAGGTCGATTGCCTGCCCCCGACCGTAGGCCTCGGCATAGCTATTCGCGGCCCAGAACCCGGTCACTACCAGCAGGGCCAGCACCAATCCGATCGTCGCCACGTCGCGACGGGTCATGCGGACGCGTCGCGAGGTGGC
Coding sequences within it:
- a CDS encoding phenazine biosynthesis protein PhzF family, which gives rise to MTISSEVLRYTAFTRDPQGGNPAGVLLDATGVSPSHMQQIAADVGYSETAFLVPTGERTFAVRYFAPRAEVPFCGHATIAAAVAYAERAGDGPLHLDTPVGRVEVTTTAAGASAGQLVAATLQSVPPDVKELTPDDLTNLLAALGWSHEDLDPHLPPRVAYAGAWHPILPVATRSRLAALDYDFAQLGELMALRGWTTVNLIWRESPRVFHARNPFPPGGVVEDPATGAAAAALGGWLRALRLVEVPATVTVHQGADMGRPSLITVGIGALEGSGIDVSGTAVAMG
- a CDS encoding SnoaL-like polyketide cyclase, which produces MTAVDPRVAIVNEHMRLENAYDFVGCTGVFGHAKYEIVADGELYDGAARVQDFLGQNHGAFPDFVFAPTRVAPTTDAVLVEGRFEGTHLGNWRGLPATGRRVDFAMCLIFEFEGESMVNEKVYFDLNTPLRQLGVADDPNSIRGKVDLVLTHPLVLIKALLRKLTHPSKK